A genomic window from Vigna radiata var. radiata cultivar VC1973A chromosome 2, Vradiata_ver6, whole genome shotgun sequence includes:
- the LOC106755658 gene encoding BEL1-like homeodomain protein 8 isoform X2: MSSLRPELHVAQQLRRDKLRIQNSSHQHLQEFPSNLEQLSLHPGFNLDLLQVRNVRNGNMLDDALYSSDMISFSTQRNPLECQELMMAQYGSTSFPHSSSPKDQQCEPRHLGANWMVNYNESNPNTNNTTFFSSELNNNASGEIANREIQKQFGEMHYPPSSSSSPPLYHNALQDMSYGVWGGNHAEPVLHYQANNELRFGGANLWTNSSGMGFKKNNEQDINPHQGLSLSLSSNSQSKPCFEEGSASDDPTQYSKSLKSSMKLNVLSNNTVYRNVGPLGPFTGYATILKSSRFLKPCQQLLDEWCCQYGSKSAKGGGCDVPEWVSRDVSAASISAAATAGDALNVDESGVAAKGVSYLGASSSVLYSSNENANTNSADGGATSNFCLSSRPECQKNKAKLLYMQEEVTRRYKQYHQQMQMVVQSFESVAGLSSATPYVSLALKSVSKHFRCLKSAISDRLKLTCEVLGEEFSMPTTSNGGKFDSNMARLRCIDQSFQKNKSLGANINFLEPQQHVWRPQRGLPERSVAILKAWLFEHFLHPYPTDTDKHMLATQTGLSRNQVSNWFINARVRVWKPMVEEIHMLETKGATEAHQASNKSDQVASASEGSNRPKSDHQPVSRYGTHASSHAIPDKQFQCLEMGSSSSAGNEEHIGMNEDQWNQEKRSKLECQIAATPNMDGTVMGFMPYRRGGLEVGGLGSVSLTLGLRHSVEGVQQQQLQQEEELRRQFGGHMIHDFVG, translated from the exons ATGAGCAGCTTAAGGCCTGAACTGCATGTTGCCCAACAACTTCGGAGGGACAAATTGAGGATCCAAAACAGTTCCCACCAACATTTGCAAGAGTTCCCAAGCAACCTAGAACAGTTATCGTTACACCCAGGTTTCAACTTGGATCTTCTTCAAGTGAGAAATGTTCGAAATGGAAACATGCTTGACGATGCCCTTTATTCATCGGATATGATATCTTTTTCCACTCAAAGAAACCCGTTGGAGTGTCAAGAACTGATGATGGCTCAGTATGGTTCCACTTCGTTTCCTCATTCATCGTCCCCGAAGGACCAACAATGTGAACCACGCCACTTGGGAGCTAATTGGATGGTGAATTACAACGAAAGCAACCCCAACACCAACAATACCACCTTCTTCTCTTCCGAGCTTAATAACAATGCTTCTGGTGAAATAGCCAATAGAGAAATTCAGAAGCAGTTCGGTGAAATGCATTACCCtccttcttcgtcttcttcgcCTCCTCTTTACCATAATGCTTTGCAGGACATGTCTTACGGCGTTTGGGGAGGAAACCATGCTGAGCCTGTGCTTCATTATCAAGCAAACAACGAGTTACGTTTTGGGGGTGCTAATTTATGGACAAATAGTAGCGGGATGGGTTTCAAGAAGAATAATGAACAAGACATAAATCCTCATCAGGGTTTATCACTGTCACTTTCCTCGAACTCACAATCTAAGCCTTGTTTTGAAGAAGGGTCTGCATCAGATGACCCTACTCAATATTCAAAGTCATTGAAGTCCTCCATGAAGTTGAACGTTCTTTCAAACAATACTGTTTATCGAAATGTTGGCCCCCTCGGTCCCTTCACCGGGTACGCCACGATTTTGAAGAGTTCGAGATTCTTGAAGCCGTGCCAACAGCTGTTAGATGAGTGGTGCTGTCAATACGGTTCAAAGTCTGCGAAAGGAGGGGGTTGTGACGTTCCAGAGTGGGTCTCTCGAGATGTCAGTGCTGCCTCTATTTCTGCAGCTGCAACTGCTGGTGATGCTCTTAATGTTGATGAAAGTGGGGTTGCTGCAAAAGGTGTTAGCTATCTGGGTGCTTCATCCTCTGTGTTGTATAGTTCAAATGAAAATGCTAATACAAATAGCGCTGATGGCGGAGCCACGAGTAACTTTTGTCTTTCTTCTCGGCCAGAGTGCCAAAAGAATAAGGCCAAACTACTGTACATGCAGGAGGAG GTTACTAGGAGATACAAGCAATACCATCAACAAATGCAAATGGTTGTTCAATCGTTCGAGTCTGTTGCTGGTCTTAGTTCTGCAACTCCTTATGTCTCCTTGGCTCTCAAGTCAGTATCGAAACACTTCAGATGCTTAAAAAGTGCTATCTCTGATCGACTGAAGCTTACATGTGAAGTCTTGGGAGAGGAATTTTCAATGCCAACCACAAGTAATGGTGGTAAATTTGACAGTAACATGGCAAGGCTAAGGTGCATAGATCAAAGTTTTCAGAAAAACAAATCTTTGGGGGCGAACATAAACTTTCTTGAGCCCCAACAACACGTGTGGAGGCCCCAGAGAGGCTTGCCAGAAAGATCAGTTGCAATTCTTAAAGCTTGGCTCTTTGAGCATTTTCTTCATCC GTACCCCACGGACACTGATAAACACATGTTGGCTACCCAAACAGGTCTTTCAAGAAACCAG GTATCAAATTGGTTCATAAATGCTCGAGTGCGTGTGTGGAAGCCAATGGTTGAGGAAATACACATGCTCGAAACAAAGGGTGCAACAGAAGCCCACCAAGCCTCTAATAAAAGTGACCAGGTAGCTTCTGCATCTGAAGGTAGCAACCGGCCCAAATCAGATCACCAACCTGTGAGCAGGTATGGCACGCATGCATCATCACATGCAATCCCTGACAAGCAGTTTCAGTGTTTGGAAATGGGGTCATCATCCTCAGCAGGCAATGAGGAACACATTGGGATGAATGAAGACCAATGGAATCAAGAGAAGAGATCAAAACTGGAATGCCAGATTGCTGCCACACCAAACATGGATGGGACAGTGATGGGGTTTATGCCCTACAGAAGAGGTGGACTTGAGGTTGGTGGTCTTGGTTCTGTGTCACTCACTTTGGGTCTTAGGCATAGTGTTGAAGGTGTGCAACAGCAACAACTGCAGCAAGAGGAGGAGCTTAGGCGTCAGTTTGGAGGGCACATGATCCATGACTTTGTGGGCTAG
- the LOC106755658 gene encoding BEL1-like homeodomain protein 8 isoform X1, producing MSSLRPELHVAQQLRRDKLRIQNSSHQHLQEFPSNLEQLSLHPGFNLDLLQVRNVRNGNMLDDALYSSDMISFSTQRNPLECQELMMAQYGSTSFPHSSSPKDQQCEPRHLGANWMVNYNESNPNTNNTTFFSSELNNNASGEIANREIQKQFGEMHYPPSSSSSPPLYHNALQDMSYGVWGGNHAEPVLHYQANNELRFGGANLWTNSSGMGFKKNNEQDINPHQGLSLSLSSNSQSKPCFEEGSASDDPTQYSKSLKSSMKLNVLSNNTVYRNVGPLGPFTGYATILKSSRFLKPCQQLLDEWCCQYGSKSAKGGGCDVPEWVSRDVSAASISAAATAGDALNVDESGVAAKGVSYLGASSSVLYSSNENANTNSADGGATSNFCLSSRPECQKNKAKLLYMQEEFLNKVFEIGGLLVVTRRYKQYHQQMQMVVQSFESVAGLSSATPYVSLALKSVSKHFRCLKSAISDRLKLTCEVLGEEFSMPTTSNGGKFDSNMARLRCIDQSFQKNKSLGANINFLEPQQHVWRPQRGLPERSVAILKAWLFEHFLHPYPTDTDKHMLATQTGLSRNQVSNWFINARVRVWKPMVEEIHMLETKGATEAHQASNKSDQVASASEGSNRPKSDHQPVSRYGTHASSHAIPDKQFQCLEMGSSSSAGNEEHIGMNEDQWNQEKRSKLECQIAATPNMDGTVMGFMPYRRGGLEVGGLGSVSLTLGLRHSVEGVQQQQLQQEEELRRQFGGHMIHDFVG from the exons ATGAGCAGCTTAAGGCCTGAACTGCATGTTGCCCAACAACTTCGGAGGGACAAATTGAGGATCCAAAACAGTTCCCACCAACATTTGCAAGAGTTCCCAAGCAACCTAGAACAGTTATCGTTACACCCAGGTTTCAACTTGGATCTTCTTCAAGTGAGAAATGTTCGAAATGGAAACATGCTTGACGATGCCCTTTATTCATCGGATATGATATCTTTTTCCACTCAAAGAAACCCGTTGGAGTGTCAAGAACTGATGATGGCTCAGTATGGTTCCACTTCGTTTCCTCATTCATCGTCCCCGAAGGACCAACAATGTGAACCACGCCACTTGGGAGCTAATTGGATGGTGAATTACAACGAAAGCAACCCCAACACCAACAATACCACCTTCTTCTCTTCCGAGCTTAATAACAATGCTTCTGGTGAAATAGCCAATAGAGAAATTCAGAAGCAGTTCGGTGAAATGCATTACCCtccttcttcgtcttcttcgcCTCCTCTTTACCATAATGCTTTGCAGGACATGTCTTACGGCGTTTGGGGAGGAAACCATGCTGAGCCTGTGCTTCATTATCAAGCAAACAACGAGTTACGTTTTGGGGGTGCTAATTTATGGACAAATAGTAGCGGGATGGGTTTCAAGAAGAATAATGAACAAGACATAAATCCTCATCAGGGTTTATCACTGTCACTTTCCTCGAACTCACAATCTAAGCCTTGTTTTGAAGAAGGGTCTGCATCAGATGACCCTACTCAATATTCAAAGTCATTGAAGTCCTCCATGAAGTTGAACGTTCTTTCAAACAATACTGTTTATCGAAATGTTGGCCCCCTCGGTCCCTTCACCGGGTACGCCACGATTTTGAAGAGTTCGAGATTCTTGAAGCCGTGCCAACAGCTGTTAGATGAGTGGTGCTGTCAATACGGTTCAAAGTCTGCGAAAGGAGGGGGTTGTGACGTTCCAGAGTGGGTCTCTCGAGATGTCAGTGCTGCCTCTATTTCTGCAGCTGCAACTGCTGGTGATGCTCTTAATGTTGATGAAAGTGGGGTTGCTGCAAAAGGTGTTAGCTATCTGGGTGCTTCATCCTCTGTGTTGTATAGTTCAAATGAAAATGCTAATACAAATAGCGCTGATGGCGGAGCCACGAGTAACTTTTGTCTTTCTTCTCGGCCAGAGTGCCAAAAGAATAAGGCCAAACTACTGTACATGCAGGAGGAG TTCCTaaacaaagtgtttgaaatCGGAGGGTTATTAGTG GTTACTAGGAGATACAAGCAATACCATCAACAAATGCAAATGGTTGTTCAATCGTTCGAGTCTGTTGCTGGTCTTAGTTCTGCAACTCCTTATGTCTCCTTGGCTCTCAAGTCAGTATCGAAACACTTCAGATGCTTAAAAAGTGCTATCTCTGATCGACTGAAGCTTACATGTGAAGTCTTGGGAGAGGAATTTTCAATGCCAACCACAAGTAATGGTGGTAAATTTGACAGTAACATGGCAAGGCTAAGGTGCATAGATCAAAGTTTTCAGAAAAACAAATCTTTGGGGGCGAACATAAACTTTCTTGAGCCCCAACAACACGTGTGGAGGCCCCAGAGAGGCTTGCCAGAAAGATCAGTTGCAATTCTTAAAGCTTGGCTCTTTGAGCATTTTCTTCATCC GTACCCCACGGACACTGATAAACACATGTTGGCTACCCAAACAGGTCTTTCAAGAAACCAG GTATCAAATTGGTTCATAAATGCTCGAGTGCGTGTGTGGAAGCCAATGGTTGAGGAAATACACATGCTCGAAACAAAGGGTGCAACAGAAGCCCACCAAGCCTCTAATAAAAGTGACCAGGTAGCTTCTGCATCTGAAGGTAGCAACCGGCCCAAATCAGATCACCAACCTGTGAGCAGGTATGGCACGCATGCATCATCACATGCAATCCCTGACAAGCAGTTTCAGTGTTTGGAAATGGGGTCATCATCCTCAGCAGGCAATGAGGAACACATTGGGATGAATGAAGACCAATGGAATCAAGAGAAGAGATCAAAACTGGAATGCCAGATTGCTGCCACACCAAACATGGATGGGACAGTGATGGGGTTTATGCCCTACAGAAGAGGTGGACTTGAGGTTGGTGGTCTTGGTTCTGTGTCACTCACTTTGGGTCTTAGGCATAGTGTTGAAGGTGTGCAACAGCAACAACTGCAGCAAGAGGAGGAGCTTAGGCGTCAGTTTGGAGGGCACATGATCCATGACTTTGTGGGCTAG